In Pseudonocardia sp. C8, one genomic interval encodes:
- a CDS encoding MFS transporter has product MVGTVGRADGVWSHGRAPTTVGILLLISLTAFEAMGVGTAMPVVVSDLGGIADYAWPFVVFLAAAVFGTAFGGWWCDARGPRVPLVVAPAVFGAGLLVAGVATTMAGLLSGRVLQGLGAGVQGVAVYVLVAAVYPARLRPAVFGLISSAWVLPSLAGPPLAGVVTERLSWHWVFLGLLPVVGLALVLVLPAVRRLGPPAPHPPSGGGGTVLAALGAAAGVAALSWASEHLDTRGAAVGAVALVVLVPALRRLLPRGTFAARPGVPAVVAARGLVAAAFFTVVSFLPLLMTATHGWSPATAGIPLIVASLGWSGAAAWQARHPDRDRSVMLRSGFAVILAGQLGLLPVAAGVLPGWVAIGASGLAGLGMGVAFSAIAFLTLAHSAPADVGSHSSAAQLLDQLATAAFVGLGGALLVLLSSPAVALPVLLAVVAVPALTGVAAASRTRLPARP; this is encoded by the coding sequence GTGGTCGGAACCGTGGGTCGCGCAGACGGGGTCTGGTCGCACGGGCGGGCACCGACGACGGTCGGCATCCTGCTGCTGATCAGCCTCACCGCGTTCGAGGCGATGGGGGTCGGCACCGCGATGCCCGTCGTCGTCTCCGATCTCGGCGGGATCGCCGACTACGCGTGGCCGTTCGTGGTGTTCCTGGCCGCCGCCGTGTTCGGGACGGCGTTCGGCGGCTGGTGGTGCGACGCCCGCGGGCCGCGGGTCCCGCTGGTCGTCGCGCCCGCGGTGTTCGGCGCGGGGCTGCTCGTCGCCGGGGTCGCGACGACGATGGCCGGGCTGCTGTCCGGCCGCGTGCTGCAGGGCCTCGGCGCGGGCGTGCAGGGCGTCGCGGTGTACGTGCTCGTCGCGGCGGTGTACCCGGCGCGGCTGCGGCCCGCGGTGTTCGGGCTGATCTCCTCGGCGTGGGTGCTGCCCTCGCTGGCCGGGCCGCCGCTCGCCGGGGTGGTCACCGAACGGCTCTCGTGGCACTGGGTGTTCCTCGGGCTGCTGCCGGTCGTGGGACTCGCCCTCGTGCTGGTCCTCCCCGCGGTACGGCGGCTGGGCCCGCCCGCCCCGCACCCGCCCTCCGGAGGTGGGGGGACGGTGCTCGCCGCGCTGGGTGCCGCCGCCGGTGTCGCGGCGCTGAGCTGGGCCTCGGAGCACCTCGACACGCGGGGCGCGGCCGTCGGGGCGGTCGCGCTGGTCGTGCTCGTCCCGGCGCTGCGGCGGCTCCTGCCGCGCGGGACGTTCGCCGCCCGCCCGGGCGTCCCCGCCGTGGTGGCGGCCCGCGGTCTGGTCGCGGCGGCGTTCTTCACGGTGGTGTCGTTCCTGCCGCTGCTGATGACCGCCACCCACGGGTGGTCGCCCGCCACGGCCGGGATCCCGCTGATCGTCGCCTCGCTGGGCTGGTCCGGCGCCGCCGCGTGGCAGGCGCGCCACCCGGACCGCGACCGGTCGGTCATGCTGCGTTCCGGCTTCGCGGTGATCCTGGCGGGTCAGCTGGGCCTGCTCCCGGTCGCGGCCGGCGTGCTCCCGGGCTGGGTCGCGATCGGCGCCTCGGGGCTCGCGGGGCTCGGGATGGGCGTCGCGTTCTCCGCGATCGCGTTCCTCACCCTCGCCCACTCGGCGCCGGCCGACGTCGGCTCCCACTCGTCGGCGGCCCAGCTGCTCGACCAGCTCGCGACGGCCGCGTTCGTCGGCCTCGGCGGGGCGCTGCTCGTGCTGCTGTCCTCGCCCGCGGTCGCGCTCCCGGTGCTGCTCGCGGTGGTGGCGGTGCCGGCCCTGACCGGCGTCGCGGCCGCGTCCCGGACCCGGCTGCCGGCACGCCCCTGA
- the thpR gene encoding RNA 2',3'-cyclic phosphodiesterase — MRLFVAVTPPQEVVDELRSATAALRDGSPALRWAVPEQWHLTLAFLGEVDDDARQDLVGRLARAAARHEPLTLSLAGAGRFGHRVLWTRVQGDVERLGRLAASVRAAARRARLAVEDRPYRPHLTLARARGETDLRPAVAALGGFDGRAWTARELHLVRSRLGAGPDGRARHELLVSWPLGRG, encoded by the coding sequence GTGCGGTTGTTCGTCGCGGTGACGCCCCCGCAGGAGGTGGTCGACGAGCTGCGGTCCGCGACGGCGGCCCTGCGCGACGGCTCCCCCGCGCTGCGCTGGGCGGTGCCGGAGCAGTGGCACCTCACGCTGGCGTTCCTCGGCGAGGTCGACGACGACGCGCGGCAGGACCTGGTCGGACGGCTGGCGCGGGCGGCGGCCCGGCACGAACCCCTCACGCTGTCGCTGGCCGGTGCCGGCCGGTTCGGGCACCGGGTGCTGTGGACCCGGGTCCAGGGCGACGTCGAGCGGCTGGGCCGCCTGGCCGCGTCCGTGCGGGCCGCGGCCCGGCGCGCCCGGCTCGCCGTCGAGGACCGCCCCTACCGGCCCCATCTCACGCTGGCCCGCGCGCGGGGCGAAACCGACCTGCGGCCCGCGGTGGCAGCGCTGGGCGGGTTCGACGGCCGGGCCTGGACCGCCCGCGAGCTGCACCTGGTGCGCAGCCGCCTGGGCGCGGGCCCGGACGGCCGGGCCCGGCACGAGCTGCTGGTGTCGTGGCCGCTGGGCCGGGGGTGA
- a CDS encoding Mut7-C RNAse domain-containing protein, with translation MASALLAVRPHPELWPFLAPRRRREVVEVGHDPDATVGHVVQSLGIPLTEVGPLAVDGAGAGPAHRPRPGARIDVGPVSRPQRVPGATGFLLDVHLGTLARRLRVLGVDAAYRNPADDDALVRQAATEQRVLLTRDRGLLMRRALWAGAHVRGDRPADQLADVLDRFAPALDPWTRCPACNGLLDEVAKADVADRLEPGTRRCYERFARCRACDRVFWHGAHGRGLDAVVAAARAQLGTAGRPDGPPTAGGR, from the coding sequence ATGGCTTCCGCGCTGCTCGCCGTCCGCCCGCATCCCGAGCTGTGGCCGTTCCTCGCCCCGCGCCGCCGTCGGGAGGTCGTCGAGGTCGGCCACGACCCGGACGCGACGGTCGGGCACGTCGTGCAGTCGCTCGGGATCCCGCTGACCGAGGTGGGCCCGCTCGCCGTCGACGGCGCCGGTGCCGGCCCCGCGCACCGGCCCCGGCCCGGCGCGCGGATCGACGTCGGCCCGGTGTCCCGGCCGCAGCGGGTGCCGGGCGCGACCGGGTTCCTGCTCGACGTCCACCTCGGCACGCTCGCCCGCCGGTTGCGCGTGCTGGGCGTGGACGCCGCCTACCGCAACCCGGCCGACGACGACGCGCTGGTGCGGCAGGCCGCCACCGAGCAGCGGGTGCTGCTGACCCGGGACCGGGGCCTGCTCATGCGGCGCGCGCTCTGGGCCGGTGCGCACGTGCGCGGCGACCGGCCCGCCGACCAGCTGGCCGACGTGCTCGACCGGTTCGCGCCTGCCCTGGACCCGTGGACCCGGTGCCCGGCCTGCAACGGGCTGCTGGACGAGGTCGCGAAGGCCGACGTCGCCGACCGGCTCGAGCCCGGCACCCGCCGCTGCTACGAGCGGTTCGCCCGCTGCCGCGCGTGCGACCGGGTGTTCTGGCACGGCGCGCACGGCCGCGGGCTGGACGCCGTCGTCGCGGCGGCCCGGGCGCAGCTCGGGACCGCGGGGCGCCCGGACGGACCCCCCACCGCGGGCGGCCGCTGA
- a CDS encoding plasmid pRiA4b ORF-3 family protein, with product MAGASHDPRAGAGPFERPVPPSRRRDRRTDAVTYRVRVGLAGTEPPLWRRLELASDLFLDELHDVLQVAFGWTDSHLHRFGSGRGFHDRDTEYYLCPFEVEEGESGIPEGEVRLDEVLADPGDTLLYLYDFGDDWQHTVRLEAVLPRDRDAPRAVCTAGGRPGPPEDIGGVHGYELHDAATDPARPDHAAARAEFAAKFGSEVDPAAIDATPFDAGSITAELVEAGPAPRPAAALPGRLADLVSEVRDQREAVRLVRWIARTRPGEPVTIDPDVAAGMVRPYTWLLDRIGDGGITLTSAGYLPPAHVEAAATELGIADEWIGTLNREAHTLPVLELRESARKAGLVRRNRGKLLLTARARRLRADPVALWWHLAEQLPPTSRDACENQAGLLVLVGVAGGRAEGLDSAVARTLGALGWVSGDRVPLTSHDVVGIARETWTVLQRLGAVTGRRFREQERVTPGGIAFARAALTHWPAGR from the coding sequence GTGGCAGGGGCATCGCACGATCCACGGGCCGGCGCCGGCCCGTTCGAGCGGCCGGTCCCGCCGTCGCGGCGGCGGGACCGGCGGACCGACGCCGTCACCTACCGGGTCCGGGTGGGCCTCGCCGGAACCGAGCCGCCGCTGTGGCGCCGTCTCGAGCTGGCCTCCGACCTGTTCCTGGACGAGCTGCACGACGTCCTGCAGGTCGCGTTCGGCTGGACCGACAGCCACTTGCACCGCTTCGGCTCCGGTCGCGGCTTCCACGACCGGGACACCGAGTACTACCTGTGCCCGTTCGAGGTCGAGGAGGGCGAGTCCGGGATCCCGGAGGGCGAGGTCCGCCTCGACGAGGTGCTCGCCGACCCCGGCGACACGCTGCTCTACCTTTACGACTTCGGCGACGACTGGCAGCACACCGTGCGCCTGGAGGCCGTCCTGCCGCGGGACCGGGATGCGCCGCGGGCGGTGTGCACGGCAGGAGGGCGGCCGGGCCCGCCCGAGGACATCGGCGGCGTCCACGGCTACGAGCTCCACGACGCCGCCACCGACCCGGCCCGCCCCGACCACGCCGCGGCCCGTGCCGAGTTCGCCGCGAAGTTCGGCTCTGAGGTCGATCCCGCCGCGATCGACGCGACGCCGTTCGACGCCGGCTCGATCACTGCGGAGCTCGTCGAGGCCGGGCCCGCGCCGCGACCGGCCGCCGCGCTGCCCGGCCGCCTCGCGGATCTGGTGAGCGAGGTCCGGGACCAGCGGGAGGCCGTCCGGCTCGTCCGGTGGATCGCGCGGACCCGGCCGGGCGAGCCGGTCACGATCGACCCGGACGTCGCCGCGGGCATGGTCCGCCCGTACACCTGGCTGCTCGACCGGATCGGCGACGGCGGGATCACCCTGACCTCGGCCGGTTACCTGCCGCCCGCCCATGTCGAGGCGGCGGCGACCGAGCTGGGCATCGCCGACGAGTGGATCGGCACGCTCAACCGGGAGGCCCACACCCTGCCCGTGCTGGAGCTGCGCGAGTCCGCGCGGAAGGCCGGACTGGTCCGGAGGAACCGCGGAAAGCTGCTGCTCACGGCCCGTGCACGACGGCTGCGGGCCGACCCGGTCGCGCTGTGGTGGCACCTGGCCGAGCAGCTTCCGCCCACGTCCCGGGACGCGTGCGAGAACCAGGCGGGGCTCCTGGTCCTGGTCGGTGTGGCCGGTGGCCGGGCCGAGGGCCTCGACAGCGCCGTCGCGCGGACGCTCGGCGCGCTCGGATGGGTGAGTGGCGACCGCGTCCCGCTGACGTCCCACGACGTGGTCGGGATCGCCCGCGAGACGTGGACCGTGCTGCAGCGGTTGGGCGCCGTCACCGGCCGGCGGTTCCGCGAGCAGGAGCGGGTGACGCCGGGAGGGATCGCCTTCGCCCGCGCCGCCCTGACGCACTGGCCCGCGGGACGCTGA
- a CDS encoding NAD-dependent deacetylase, with the protein MQEQLERAAALLARARRVTVLTGAGVSTDSGIPDFRGPQGVWTRNPEAERLSSYQAYRDDPEVRRESWRQRAAHPVWSARPGPAHEALVALERSGRLRALLTQNIDELHQAAGSAPERVVELHGTVHRTRCLSCGALAPMSEALDRVAAGEEDPPCPDCGGILKSATISFGQALDLDVLRRAQDAAQDCDVLLVVGSSLGVHPAAGLVDVAAAAGADVVIVNAEPTPYDDVATVVLRGGAGELLPRILGGG; encoded by the coding sequence GTGCAGGAGCAGCTGGAGCGGGCGGCCGCGCTGCTGGCCCGCGCCCGCCGGGTGACCGTCCTGACCGGGGCCGGGGTGTCCACCGACTCGGGCATCCCGGACTTCCGCGGACCGCAGGGCGTGTGGACGCGCAACCCCGAGGCCGAGCGGCTGTCGTCGTACCAGGCCTACCGCGACGACCCGGAGGTGCGCCGCGAGTCCTGGCGGCAGCGCGCCGCCCACCCGGTCTGGTCGGCCCGCCCGGGACCCGCACACGAGGCACTGGTCGCACTGGAACGGTCCGGGCGGCTTCGGGCGCTGCTCACCCAGAACATCGACGAGCTGCACCAGGCCGCGGGCTCCGCACCGGAGCGGGTGGTGGAGCTCCACGGCACCGTGCACCGCACCCGGTGCCTGTCCTGTGGCGCGCTGGCTCCGATGTCCGAGGCCCTCGACCGGGTCGCCGCAGGCGAGGAGGACCCGCCGTGCCCGGACTGCGGCGGGATCCTCAAGTCGGCGACGATCTCGTTCGGGCAGGCGCTGGACCTCGACGTGCTGCGGCGCGCCCAGGACGCCGCCCAGGACTGCGACGTGCTGCTCGTCGTGGGGAGCTCGCTCGGCGTCCACCCGGCGGCCGGCCTGGTCGACGTGGCCGCGGCGGCGGGTGCCGACGTCGTGATCGTCAATGCGGAGCCGACCCCCTACGACGACGTCGCGACCGTCGTCCTGCGCGGCGGTGCCGGGGAGTTGCTACCCCGGATTCTCGGCGGCGGTTGA